The following are encoded together in the Streptomyces tsukubensis genome:
- a CDS encoding AMP-binding protein — protein MTEDPKASAPGGTTLWGGAAETSCLLDRLAEIARTRPDNVAVQDGARELTYGALLTWAARIRALLDDHGVRPGDRVAVTGPRGADVVAAMLATVGAGAAYVPLDASYPVRRLEHMAADSAARLLLFSGDAPGFDAGTRAVRVPGAPDRADAPDTTAPAGPPCGPDVPVYVIYTSGSTGLPKGVALPHRCVDNMAAWQWRHSVRPDLRTAQFAPLNFDVWFQEVLGTLCGGGTLVVMPEPLRRDPIALLDWLAEQRVERLFLPYVALHMLAVAAGAAHSLGHLSLAEVNTAGEQLVCTPAVREFFRRLPGCRLNNHYGQSESAMVTVHTLTGPSDSWPALPPIGRPLPGCELLIAPADPADPSVGELLVAGAPLAVGYLDRPALNAERYLDLDEPTPRGHRRAFRTGDLVRVDGDTVHLLGRIDHEVKVRGVRVNPLEVDACLLEQPGVVEAVTVAVDIAHGSRQLRAAVTSDAGPDGFDGARVLGALKALLPEQSVPVSITVVPELPRTASGKADRDAVAAALAPSARRPAADPWRTDAPRPGRGAGVPEKSA, from the coding sequence ATGACAGAGGACCCGAAGGCGTCGGCCCCGGGCGGAACCACACTGTGGGGCGGCGCCGCCGAGACGTCCTGCCTGCTGGACCGGCTGGCGGAGATCGCGCGCACGCGCCCCGACAACGTCGCGGTACAGGACGGGGCACGGGAGCTGACCTACGGGGCGCTCCTCACCTGGGCCGCCCGCATCCGCGCACTCCTCGACGACCACGGGGTGCGCCCCGGCGACCGGGTGGCCGTCACGGGCCCGCGCGGCGCCGACGTCGTCGCGGCGATGCTCGCCACCGTGGGCGCGGGGGCCGCCTATGTGCCGCTCGACGCCTCGTACCCGGTCAGACGCCTGGAGCACATGGCCGCCGACAGCGCGGCGCGGCTGCTGCTGTTCAGCGGCGACGCCCCCGGCTTCGACGCGGGGACCCGCGCCGTACGCGTCCCCGGCGCACCGGACCGCGCCGACGCGCCGGACACCACCGCCCCGGCCGGGCCGCCCTGCGGACCCGACGTGCCGGTGTACGTCATCTACACCTCCGGCTCGACCGGGCTGCCCAAGGGCGTCGCCCTGCCCCACCGCTGCGTCGACAACATGGCGGCCTGGCAGTGGCGGCACTCGGTCCGCCCTGACCTGCGCACCGCCCAGTTCGCACCGCTCAACTTCGACGTGTGGTTCCAGGAGGTGCTCGGCACCCTGTGCGGCGGCGGGACGCTCGTCGTCATGCCGGAGCCGCTGCGCCGCGACCCCATCGCCCTGCTGGACTGGCTCGCCGAGCAACGCGTCGAGCGCCTCTTCCTCCCCTACGTCGCCCTCCACATGCTCGCCGTGGCGGCCGGGGCAGCGCACTCGCTCGGACACCTCTCGCTGGCGGAGGTGAACACCGCGGGCGAACAGCTCGTATGCACCCCGGCCGTACGGGAGTTCTTCCGCCGCCTGCCCGGCTGCCGACTCAACAACCACTACGGGCAGAGCGAGTCCGCCATGGTGACCGTGCACACCCTCACGGGACCCAGCGACAGCTGGCCCGCGCTGCCTCCGATCGGCCGCCCGCTGCCCGGCTGCGAGCTCCTGATCGCACCGGCCGACCCGGCCGACCCTTCGGTGGGTGAACTGCTCGTGGCCGGAGCGCCCCTCGCGGTCGGCTACCTGGACAGGCCCGCCCTCAACGCCGAGCGGTACCTCGACCTGGACGAACCGACGCCCCGCGGTCACCGCCGCGCGTTCCGCACCGGGGACCTGGTGCGCGTCGACGGCGACACCGTCCACCTGCTGGGCCGCATCGACCACGAGGTGAAGGTCCGAGGTGTCCGGGTGAACCCGTTGGAGGTCGACGCCTGCCTGCTCGAACAGCCCGGAGTCGTGGAGGCGGTCACCGTCGCGGTGGACATCGCCCACGGCTCCCGGCAGTTGCGCGCCGCGGTGACCTCGGACGCGGGCCCTGACGGGTTCGACGGAGCGCGGGTGCTGGGGGCGCTGAAAGCGCTGCTGCCCGAGCAGTCCGTACCGGTCTCGATCACCGTGGTGCCCGAACTGCCGCGCACCGCGAGCGGCAAGGCGGACCGGGACGCCGTCGCCGCCGCGCTGGCGCCCTCGGCCCGACGCCCGGCGGCCGACCCGTGGCGCACAGACGCGCCGCGGCCCGGCCGCGGAGCGGGAGTTCCGGAAAAGTCCGCTTGA
- a CDS encoding phosphopantetheine-binding protein: protein MEDNEFSTPTERRLAEIWAEVLRLDTVKRDQDFFEIGGDSLLATTVVLEACRVWDVKFTVRVLLAAPVLAELAERVDELVARAGQRPQREAM, encoded by the coding sequence ATGGAAGACAACGAATTCAGTACGCCGACCGAGCGGCGGCTCGCGGAGATCTGGGCCGAGGTACTGCGGCTCGACACGGTCAAGCGCGACCAGGACTTCTTCGAGATCGGCGGGGACTCGCTGCTGGCCACGACGGTCGTCCTTGAGGCGTGCCGGGTCTGGGACGTCAAATTCACCGTCAGGGTCCTCCTCGCCGCCCCGGTCCTCGCCGAACTGGCCGAGCGCGTCGACGAACTGGTGGCACGCGCGGGACAGCGGCCGCAGCGGGAGGCCATGTGA
- a CDS encoding thioesterase II family protein, with protein sequence MSEAGTCLWEIRPSAAGSGGDTLLLLPHAGGSAQSYGAWARWLPDGLRVLAAKYPGRGSRGREPAETDLHRVVGELGDALADFKGPLYVFGHSMGAYIGFELCWHRQSEGRPAQALYASGAVPPHRLRTYPAPGVRITDEHLLELMEKCGGIPDAFTDSPDLMSLALELIGADLELVNAYTYGAPERRLSSPIVAFGGDRDRLVPSSEVDHWRELSTADCATHLIPGEHLYHLDNEAAFTAAVSQHLASLQEEWNE encoded by the coding sequence GTGAGCGAGGCCGGCACCTGCCTGTGGGAGATACGGCCGTCGGCGGCGGGCTCCGGAGGGGACACGCTGCTCCTGCTGCCCCACGCGGGAGGCTCGGCACAGAGCTACGGCGCCTGGGCGCGGTGGCTGCCCGACGGGCTGCGCGTCCTCGCCGCCAAGTACCCGGGGCGCGGGTCGCGCGGCAGGGAGCCCGCGGAGACGGATCTCCACCGCGTCGTCGGCGAACTCGGCGACGCGCTGGCCGACTTCAAGGGCCCGCTGTACGTCTTCGGCCACAGCATGGGCGCCTACATCGGCTTCGAGCTGTGCTGGCACCGGCAGTCCGAAGGGCGGCCGGCCCAGGCCCTCTACGCCTCCGGGGCGGTCCCCCCGCACCGGCTGCGAACGTACCCGGCCCCCGGGGTGCGTATCACCGACGAGCACCTGCTGGAACTCATGGAGAAGTGCGGTGGAATCCCTGACGCCTTCACCGACTCGCCGGACCTCATGAGTCTGGCCCTGGAACTGATCGGGGCCGACCTCGAACTCGTCAACGCCTACACGTACGGCGCCCCCGAGCGCAGGCTGAGCAGCCCCATCGTGGCCTTCGGCGGCGACCGCGACCGGCTGGTCCCCTCCTCCGAGGTGGACCACTGGCGCGAGTTGAGCACGGCCGACTGCGCCACCCACCTCATACCGGGCGAGCACCTCTACCACCTCGACAACGAGGCGGCCTTCACCGCCGCCGTCTCCCAGCACCTCGCGAGCCTTCAAGAAGAGTGGAATGAATAG